A genomic region of Anopheles aquasalis chromosome Y, idAnoAquaMG_Q_19, whole genome shotgun sequence contains the following coding sequences:
- the LOC126579913 gene encoding dolichyl-diphosphooligosaccharide--protein glycosyltransferase subunit STT3A, protein MDHLTKLRVDLDKQESLIKLAILTTAAILSFATRLFSVLRFESVIHEFDPYFNYRTTKYLAEQGFYSFHNWFDDRAWYPLGRIIGGTIYPGLMVTSATLYRILWFLNITVDIRNVCVFLAPFFSSLTTIVTYLLTKEIHSTGAGLVAGAMISIVPGYISRSVAGSYDNEGIAIFCMILTYYAWIRAVKTGAILWATLGALAYFYMVSSWGGYVFLINLIPLHVLALMATGRFSHRVYIAYSTLYTIGTILSMQISFVGFQPVQSSEHMLAFGVFGLCQLHALVDYVRSIVPKEHFDTLFQALVISIVSVAALLGLVLTLTGKISPWTGRFYSLLDPSYAKNHIPIIASVSEHQPTSWSSFYFDLQILVFLFPAGLYFCFAKLSDANIFIILYGVTSIYFAGVMVRLMLVLAPVMCILSGIAISQLFTKYIRNVDIGGLATTAGPGAGESRKAKARIAYEQQTPVKQEVAIGFVLLLTFLLITYTFHCTWVTSEAYSSPSIVLSARSHDGGRIIFDDFREAYYWLKMNTPEDARVMSWWDYGYQITAMANRTILVDNNTWNNTHISRVGQAMASTEERAYEIMKELDVDYVLVIFGGLTGYSSDDINKFLWMVRIGGSTDRGAHIREMDYYASSGDFRIDKEGSPTLLNCLMYKMCYYRFGQVYTEGGKAPGYDRVRGAEIGNKDFELDVLEEAYTTEHWLVRIYKVKDLSNRGL, encoded by the exons ATGGATCACCTAACTAAACTGCGAGTGGATCTTGATAAGCAGGAAAGTCTTATTAAGTTGGCCATCCTGACGACTGCTGCTATTCTAT CTTTCGCCACGCGTCTGTTCTCTGTGCTCCGTTTTGAGAGTGTCATCCACGAGTTTGATCCATACTTTAACTACCGCACCACCAAGTATCTGGCCGAGCAGGGATTCTACAGTTTCCACAACTGGTTCGACGACCGAGCATGGTATCCACTCGGGCgcatcatcggtggcaccATCTATCCAGGGTTGATGGTTACCTCGGCTACCCTTTATCGCATCCTGTGGTTCCTGAATATTACAGTCGATATACGGAATGTCTGTGTATTTCTGGCGCCATTCTTCTCATCCCTCACGACGATTGTCACCTATCTGCTGACTAAGGAAATCCACAGCACGGGGGCCGGTCTGGTTGCCGGTGCTATGATCTCTATCGTCCCCGGCTACATTTCACGCTCCGTGGCTGGCTCGTACGATAACGAGGGAATCGCCATCTTCTGTATGATTCTCACGTACTACGCCTGGATTCGGGCGGTCAAGACGGGTGCTATACTGTGGGCCACTTTAGGGGCACTTGCTTATTTCTATATGGTGTCTTCATGGGGTGGTTATGTTTTCCTCATCAATTTGATACCCCTGCATGTGCTGGCGCTGATGGCAACCGGACGGTTCTCCCATCGCGTTTACATCGCGTACAGTACGCTCTACACGATTGGCACGATCCTTTCCATGCAGATTTCGTTCGTCGGTTTCCAGCCCGTACAAAGCTCTGAGCATATGCTCGCTTTTGGTGTATTTGGTCTCTGCCAGTTACACGCTCTCGTTGACTACGTACGTTCGATTGTACCGAAGGAGCATTTCGACACCCTTTTCCAGGCACTCGTCATCTCGATTGTGTCCGTTGCTGCCCTGCTGGGTTTAGTACTTACCTTGACTGGCAAAATCTCGCCATGGACTGGCCGCTTCTACTCGCTGCTCGATCCTTCGTACGCGAAAAATCACATACCCATCATCGCATCCGTGTCCGAGCATCAGCCAACATCCTGGTCTTCGTTTTACTTCGACCTGCAGATATTGGTGTTTCTGTTTCCGGCCGGGCTGTACTTCTGCTTCGCCAAACTATCGGATGCCAATATTTTCATCATTCTGTATGGCGTTACGAGCATCTACTTTGCCGGTGTGATGGTACGCCTGATGCTAGTGCTCGCCCCCGTTATGTGCATTCTATCAGGGATCGCAATCTCACAGCTGTTCACTAAGTACATTCGGAACGTTGATATTGGAGGATTGGCAACCACAGCCGGCCCTGGTGCTGGAGAGAGCCGAAAGGCGAAGGCTCGTATAGCGTATGAACAACAAACGCCAGTGAAGCAGGAGGTTGCGATCGgatttgtgttgctgctgaccttCCTGCTCATCACCTACACCTTTCACTGCACCTGGGTTACCTCGGAAGCGTATAGCTCGCCAAGTATTGTGCTGAGCGCTCGATCACACGACGGTGGACGCATCATATTTGACGACTTTCGTGAGGCTTATTACTGGCTCAAAATGAACACACCGGAG GATGCGCGCGTAATGTCATGGTGGGATTACGGATACCAGATAACAGCCATGGCTAATCGTACCATATTGGTGGATAATAACACATGGAATAATACGCATATATCTCGCGTTGGCCAAGCCATGGCATCCACGGAAGAACGTGCATATGAAATTATGAAAGAGCTCGACGTCGATTATGTACTCGTCATCTTCGGTGGACTAACTGGCTATTCGTCGGACG ATATCAACAAGTTCCTCTGGATGGTTCGCATTGGTGGAAGCACGGATCGCGGGGCCCACATCCGCGAAATGGATTACTATGCCTCTAGCGGAGATTTTAGAATTGACAAAGAAGGTTCCCCCACTCTACTGAACTGTCTAATGTACAAGATGTGCTATTACCGCTTTGGCCAGGTGTACACGGAGGGTGGGAAAGCGCCTGGCTATGACCGAGTACGTGGTGCAGAAATAGGCAACAAGGACTTTGAGTTAGACGTCCTGGAGGAAGCGTACACAACTGAACACTGGCTTGTGCGGATCTACAAAGTAAAGGATCTAAGCAATCGAGGCCTTTAA
- the LOC126579914 gene encoding protein VAC14 homolog, whose translation MENAFAPISEACVKALSDKTYDKRKMAALEIEKMVTDFNAKKNMTQVKRIIDVLSKDFVRSNDLNKKKGGLIALAATSIALGKETERFIEDIVNPILNCLMDSDMRVRYFASESLYNVVKVSRGSVLPFFPSLFNALSRLVIDPDQNIKNGSEILDRLLKDIVIESSQTFDLDAFIPLVRERIMVKSSFARQFIISWISVLNAVPEINMVMYLPEILHGLFQMLEDPLPEIQRMCESLLAQFLKIIKADPGAADIPKMTNVLIVQAQSNNTLIQFYAINWIKEFVQLYRGEILEFASGIFTAILPCLAFESDAKKSIKDCANAVNLHLLELVSGVGEDKQRNVSFLELNSVIEVLRQYLVHSPVPTKIAVLKWVHHLFTEVHDEMSEHADELFPVLLRDCLSDSSDEVVLQAIVVLAEIVNSATVQGNYYYKPQYRTFLGELLSLFSDNNAFLEKRGTLIIRQLCRLLNAEYIYRTFAEILHGVPIGLATTMVRTLNMILLTTSDLFDLRNMLRDIRNEQSASLFACLYKCWSHCPVSTLSLCLLAQCYQHALEIVNLFASMEITVDFLVEVDKMVQLIESPIFASLRLTLISHSNENADAQHLSRALYGILMLLPQTEAFHLLNNRLQCVPNYWGQPNKINSKSSIQSQGKVKFDELFIYFKEMQELIHQKRVEKRKKNQF comes from the exons atggaaaatgcatttgcTCCTATTAGCGAGGCGTGCGTTAAAGCGCTCAGTGATAAAACATACGATAAGAGGAAAATGGCAGCGCTTGAAATCGAAAA AATGGTTACGGATtttaatgccaaaaaaaatatGACCCAGGTTAAGCGTATCATCGACGTACTCAGCAAAgatttcgttcgctcgaacgATCTGAACAAAAAGAAGGGCGGTTTGATTGCGCTCGCCGCTACCAGCATCGCGCTCGGCAAGGAGACGGAACGCTTCATAGAGGACATCGTGAACCCTATTCTAAACTGCCTGATGGACAGTGATATGCGGGTGCGCTACTTTGCAAGCGAATCGCTGTACAACGTGGTAAAGGTATCGCGTGGCTCCGTGCTACCGTTCTTTCCAAGCCTGTTTAACGCCCTCAGCCGGTTGGTTATAGACCCGGATCAGAACATCAAGAACGGCAGCGAAATCCTCGACCGTTTGCTGAAAGACATCGTGATCGAGTCGTCACAGACGTTTGATCTGGACGCATTCATACCGCTGGTACGCGAGCGCATTATGGTGAAGAGTTCGTTCGCCCGGCAATTCATTATCTCGTGGATCTCGGTGCTGAATGCGGTACCGGAGATCAACATGGTCATGTACCTGCCGGAGATTTTGCACGGACTGTTTCAGATGCTGGAGGATCCGCTGCCCGAAATACAGCGCATGTGCGAGTCGCTGCTGGCGCAGTTCCTCAAAATCATCAAGGCAGATCCGGGGGCAGCCGACATTCCTAAGATGACGAACGTGCTGATCGTGCAGGCGCAATCAAACAATACATTGATCCAGTTCTATGCTATCAACTGGATCAAGGAGTTTGTCCAGCTGTACCGCGGCGAGATACTGGAGTTTGCTAGCGGAATATTTACCGCGATACTGCCCTGCTTGGCGTTCGAGAGTGACGCGAAAAAGAGTATCAAAGACTGTGCGAACGCCGTCAATCTGCATCTGCTCGAGCTGGTGTCGGGCGTTGGCGAGGATAAGCAGCGGAACGTCAGCTTCCTGGAGCTAAATTCAGTAATCGAGGTACTGCGCCAGTACCTGGTGCACAGTCCGGTACCGACAAAAATCGCGGTACTGAAATGGGTACACCATCTGTTCACCGAAGTGCACGACGAGATGTCGGAACACGCGGACGAACTGTTCCCGGTACTGTTACGCGACTGCCTCTCGGACAGCTCGGATGAGGTCGTACTGCAGGCGATCGTTGTGCTGGCGGAGATCGTCAACTCGGCTACCGTACAGGGCAACTACTACTATAAGCCGCAGTACCGAACATTCCTTGGCGAGTTACTCAGTCTGTTCAGCGACAACAACGCGTTTCTGGAGAAGCGCGGCACACTCATTATACGCCAACTGTGCCGGCTATTGAACGCCGAATACATTTACCGAACATTCGCCGAGATTTTGCATGGAGTACCCATCGGCCTAGCTACAACCATGGTGCGAACGCTTAACATGATACTGCTCACGACGTCCGATCTTTTCGACCTACGCAATATGCTGCGCGACATTCGCAATGAG CAATCTGCGTCGCTGTTCGCCTGCTTGTACAAGTGTTGGTCGCATTGCCCGGTGTCGACGCTGTCGCTGTGCCTGCTTGCCCAGTGTTATCAGCACGCTTTAGAGATCGTGAATCTGTT TGCAAGCATGGAGATAACGGTTGATTTTCTCGTTGAAGTAGACAAAATGGTTCAGCTCATCGAGTCACCGATATTCGCTT CGCTCCGCCTAACGTTAATTTCGCATTCGAACGAAAATGCCGACGCTCAACATTTGTCACGGGCGCTATACGGCATTCTGATGCTGCTTCCGCAAACGGAAGCATTCCATTTACTCAACAATCGGCTACAGTGTGTGCCGAACTACTGGGGCCAGCCTAACAAAAT CAACTCGAAGTCCTCAATTCAGAGCCAAGGAAAAGTTAAGTTTGACGAGTTGTTCATCTACTTCAAGGAAATGCAAGAATTAATTCATCAGAAACGCGTTGAAAAGCGCAAGAAGAATCAATTCTAA